The stretch of DNA AACCCACCGATATCAGAGTGTACCAGAGAGCCAGGGGCTCTCCCTCGAGCAGTGATTTCAAAGCGGATTTGGCTGCCATGCCGCTGGTGATCGGTAAGCCGGCAATCGCCAATGCAGCCACCAACAGCATAAACTGGTTTGCTCTGTTCATGACCAGTGACTGGCTGCGGACACTAAAGAAGTCTGCGGCGATAAACAGTGAACCTTTGATCAGTCCATGATGGACGGTGTAAATTGTCAGAACAGTGGCGATGAGTGTGCGGTGTTCTGGCATTAGCCATGCCAGCGCCAGCAGAAAAAGAAGATAGCTGACTTGACTGACAGATGAGTAGGCCAGTATCCGTTTCACCTCATGCTGCATGAGACCGGCAAGCACTCCATACATGGCGCTGATCATCGCCAGTGTCATTATCAGCAGCGCACTTTGCCCAGAAATGGCTGACTCTGGCATGATTTTCCACAGGCCCAGAATGCCAGCCTTTATCATGGCGCCGGAAAGCACCGCACTGGCAGGTGCGGGGGCCGCCGGATGTGCCAGTGGCAGCCAGCCATGCAGTGGCCAGAATCCCGCTTTCAGACCAAGTCCGAGCAGGAGCAAAAGCGCAGCGATCGGGGGAATGTCCGACTGTTGCACCTCGGACAACAGCAGGCTGCCATTGCCGGCATGGCTGGCCATCAGTAATGACGCCAAAAGCGCCATTTCTCCCAGAATTGCAAGCTGCAGGTAAACGCGACCGGCACGTCGCGCCGCAGGTTTGCCGCTGTGAATGACCAGCGCATAGGCTCCCAGGCTCATCATTGAGAACCCAATATAAAAACCCAGTACATCCTGAGCCGCGATGAGCAGCAGATTGCCTGCACAAGACACCGACCAGAACAGCCAGAAAAGAGCCTGGGGTCGATCATCGGACATGCGGATTTTATACAGCGTTGCGATGAGCCAAAGGACAGCTGTAAAGGTCAGCCATGACAATTCAAGCTTTGACAGGGTGCCCACGGTCGCGCCGGGCCACAACATGGTCATAGTCCGAACTCCCGATTCACAACCAGCTCGGTCCAGCCCAGGGGACTGACAAGGCTGCCGGCCAATATACCCGCCAGCAGCGATAGTACGGCCGTCAGTAGTGCGGGAATCAACAGCATCCAGTGTGTTTCGAATCGCGTATCAGGATATTGATCTCTGGGCCAGCCTCCGATTGCGGGGGCTGCAAACCAGCCCCGATAGATCAGGGGCAAGAAGTAAAGCGCATTGAGCAGGGACGAGCCGATGAGGACTGCAAGTATCACAGGATATCCGGCATCGAGAGCCCCGATGCCCAAATACCACTTGCTGATGAATCCGGCGATTGGCGGAACACCAATCATACCCAGTGCGCCGATCGTAAAAGCCGCCATGGTTAAGGGCATGCGCTTTCCAAGGCCATTCATTTCTTTTATGTTGTGTATGCCGAGGGTTTCCGCAAAAATACCTGCGCAGAAGAACAGAGTAACCTTCATCAGACCCTGGTGAACCAGGTGTACTATTGCGCCCACGGCAGCTACAGGTCCGGCCATCGCGACGCCCAGAGTGATGTATGAGACCTGGCTGACCGTTGAAAAGGCAAGACGCCGCTTTATGTCAGTCTGACGCAGCGCCTGTACCGAGCCATAAAGGATCGTAAACGCAGCCATCGCCATGAGTGGTACCGTCAGTCCCAGACTCTGGCTGGTCTCTACGCCAAATACATCATAGACGACGCGAATGATACCGAACGCCCCTGCCTTGACCACGGCAACAGCATGCAACAGCGCGCTGACCGGTGCGGGTGCCACCATCGCACGCGGAAGCCAGACGTGGAAAGGAAACAGAGCTGCTTTGACGCCCAGTCCGGCAATCATCAGGAAGAAGGCCCACTTCAAACCGGCGGTTGATAACTGGGCGTCAGGAATCACATAACCTCCG from Pseudohongiella spirulinae encodes:
- a CDS encoding proton-conducting transporter transmembrane domain-containing protein translates to MTMLWPGATVGTLSKLELSWLTFTAVLWLIATLYKIRMSDDRPQALFWLFWSVSCAGNLLLIAAQDVLGFYIGFSMMSLGAYALVIHSGKPAARRAGRVYLQLAILGEMALLASLLMASHAGNGSLLLSEVQQSDIPPIAALLLLLGLGLKAGFWPLHGWLPLAHPAAPAPASAVLSGAMIKAGILGLWKIMPESAISGQSALLIMTLAMISAMYGVLAGLMQHEVKRILAYSSVSQVSYLLFLLALAWLMPEHRTLIATVLTIYTVHHGLIKGSLFIAADFFSVRSQSLVMNRANQFMLLVAALAIAGLPITSGMAAKSALKSLLEGEPLALWYTLISVGSVATSLIIIKVLLTFRARHATAAIQPTDPVKATLWWMLSLSAIALPWLWPDMREPLVSSLATDKLWAASWPIVLGGLIYWAWPARWTRALSGAEKIGLCIPSLSLKLKQAINRLATSPTDFSFSDKKLRKFERRWNRLWQGSTVNVSALLLIAVMLLTGALMYA
- a CDS encoding proton-conducting transporter transmembrane domain-containing protein, which codes for MTPDSLWHWTSLLPLLIILSSLVPGLLIFATPEGAARRRTALNLGGVLLKLCLVALMLLGVNQGLQFRFALPFLPAAPLVLQGDALSLQFVSLSSVLWLATTIYAIGYLENSPLRSRFFGYFSLCVSATVGIALAGNLITFLLFYELLTLATFPLVVHRGTPEALRAGRIYLAYTLAGGTVLLMGVALLHAMTGTSDFIPGGYVIPDAQLSTAGLKWAFFLMIAGLGVKAALFPFHVWLPRAMVAPAPVSALLHAVAVVKAGAFGIIRVVYDVFGVETSQSLGLTVPLMAMAAFTILYGSVQALRQTDIKRRLAFSTVSQVSYITLGVAMAGPVAAVGAIVHLVHQGLMKVTLFFCAGIFAETLGIHNIKEMNGLGKRMPLTMAAFTIGALGMIGVPPIAGFISKWYLGIGALDAGYPVILAVLIGSSLLNALYFLPLIYRGWFAAPAIGGWPRDQYPDTRFETHWMLLIPALLTAVLSLLAGILAGSLVSPLGWTELVVNREFGL